The Candidatus Dadabacteria bacterium DNA window GTTGCGGATCGGATTAAAGTATTGTATCAGGAAGCAAAAGCGCAAGACCCAGAAGTCTTTACGAGAGAAATTGATATTGATGACAGAACGGTCTTTTCAGTCGTTAATCACTTGCAAGGCATTAACCTCAACGCAACTGAGTTGGACGTGAAAGGACTTGCATTCGAGCGGTTCTTAGGAAGTTATTTCAGGGGTGATATGGGACAATATTTCACACCACGTGAGTTAGTTGAGTTCATAATCAAAATGATTGAACCGCACCATGAGGAACGAATTCTTGACCCCGCGTGTGGATCGGGGGGTTTTTTGTTATATGCGATGGAGCACATCCAGAGACAGGCATCCGAATTTTACGATGAAGAAAGCCATGAACACCGTTCTCACTGGCACGATTTCGCCAGAGATAAGTTGTTTGGGATTGAAGTGAATGATGCAATCGCTCGCGTGGCCAAAATGAATATGATCCTCCATGATGATGGACATAGTAATGTCATTGGTAGCGATGCCCTCATCGGCTTTAATAAAATTCATGACCAGCACAGAGATTTTGAAAAAGAGGAATTTGATATAATCCTTACCAATCCGCCCTTTGGTGCTGTGGTCAAAAAGGAAGAATCAGATTATCTTGATGATTACGAACTCGGAAAACGGAGAAATTCTCAAAAGACAGAAATTCTATTTCTTGAACGCTGCTTTGATTTTCTCAAGTGGGAAACAGGTAAACTCGCAATTATCTTGCCTGATGGGATTCTAAACAATTCGTCTTTGCAATATGTCCGGGATTATATTGAACAGCGGTTCAAAATTCTCGCTGTTGTTTCGCTGCCACGGTTTGCTTTCAAGTATTATGAGGCAGGTGTGAAACCCTCTATTCTATTGCTCCAAAAGTTTTCGGAAACGGAATATAGCCTCTATCAAGCCAATATAAACCGGATCACAGGGGAGAATGAGGCAGTTTATATCCCACGGGTTGAAGAACTTGAGGATGAGAAGAGCAAGGTTATTGGTGAGCGGGGCTGTCCCGCGCAAGTCGCAGTGACAGATCTCTATCAGCCCCAATTTCGAGGGATTTTGGATAACATTGAAGACCTGAATCGTAAATTGGGAAAAAGCCCAACACAAAAGTTTTTACGTTTGCGCGAGCGGTTTGTTCGGGACACACCACTCAAAGATTCATCAGAATTTGAACTTATCCACAAGAAATCGGCAAATGCGCAACTTAAGACACAAAAAAAAGATCTCGATGTGCTGGAGAAGGAATACAAGACGGAATTTAAAGCGGCTGCTGACTCAGAATGGGAAAGCGAAATCAAAGCGGAATACAAGGAAAAGATTGACACCATAAAAGAGGAGTTGGCAGATAAAAATGGGGAAGATATCCGCGAGTGGGTGCAAGAAAACGCCAATCATCCCATCTTTATGGCAGTAGCTGAGCGTATCGGCTATGACGCAACAGGACGAAAGGACAGTGTTAACGACCTTGACATGATCTACGAGGAATATCGAAGGTTCATAAGCACGGAAGTCCTGGATTTTTTCGGGTAAGCCCTGATAGGGAAAACCAAATTTTCCTCACCTATCGGGGCGAAACAATTAATCAGCGGATTGATTCCTACTATTACCAACCAAAATTTAAGGCTATTATGCAAACGGTGGGAAAGGTTCAATTTGATGTGATGAATTTGGGAACCTTAATAAGGGACCTTTCCAGTGGAGCCACACCAAAGGTTGATGAAAATTACTATACAGATGCCTCTGGTGTACCGTTTTTAAGAGTCCAAAATGTTACGGAATATGGAATTGATCTGAGTGATGCAAAATTTATCACGACAGAAGTACATAACAGTATGCTCAGACGGTCTAAACTTAAAAAGGACGATTTGGCATTTACAATAACAGGACGCATCGGAAGTGTTGCAGTTATACCTGATAACTTTGAGGGAAATATAAACCAGCATTCTGTTCGGTTTCAACTCAACTCCCAATTTGCAAACATCACTAGCCCACGTTACATAGCTGCTTTTCTTAATTCAACTTTAGGTCGATCTTTGTCAATTCGAGAAATAACGGGTGGAACTCGCCCCGCACTTGATTATAAAGCCTTGCGTTCCCTCAAAGTTATCCTGCCAGCACTGAGCATCCAAAATGACATCATTGAGATTATGCAAGCCGCTTATACGGCAAAAAAGCAGAAGGATCAGGAGGCGGACGCAATTTTAGATTCAATTGATGACTATATGCTGGCAGAGTTGGGCGTTGAGATACCAATCACTGAAGAAAAAAGGTGTTTTGTAGTTTATACTGGTGAAACAGCGGGCAGGCGTATTGATTCCTTCTACTATCAAGAACACTATAAAGTTTTGCAAAATCTATTAAACGGCTTAGATAATGTAGAAAGTCTTATTGGTTTGTTGCAGTTAATAGGAAGCGGAATGCGTCCAGAAGGCGGAGTTGCCAATATAGAATCTGGCGTTTTAAGTTTCGGTGGTGAACATATAAATAATCAGTGCGAGATAGAAGTCAGCACGCCGAGATACGTTCCATGGGAATTCCATTATCTACATAACAAAACAGAAACGCAACTGAATGATCTCCTTTTAGTAAAAGATGGCGCGACTACCGGAAAAATTGGAATCGTCAGTAATCCAACACATATAGGACAGAATATAAATGAGCATCTGTTCTTACTGAGAACAAGGGATAATGTAAACCCTGTCTACCTGCTTAACTTTTTGAATTCGTGTCTTGGTCAGTTACAAATACAAAGAGAGATAACCGGAGGTACAGTTACTGGGATAACAAAAGGTGTTGTGAGGAGATTAAAGATAATAATGCCTGACGAAGAAAAACAGACTGAAATTGTCAACCATATTACCGAAATTCGCGGCTATGCAAAACGTTTACAACAAGAAGGCGATGCCATTGTGGAAGAAGCGAAAGAGAGAGTCGAGCGGATTCTACTGTCGGAAGCGTAAGGATATTTTGGATCATATCCCTTCTTGGGTGAATGGTGTATCTAAAACCGCAATTGAAGGTTTTAGCAATAGATTGATGGGACTGGTAGAAGGAGAGTAGGTTGAACAGAATTTTTGTACTGCCACCGGAAATTCGGGCCACTCTCTAAACCAAGATTGTCGTTCTTGAGGCACTTAGCGGCGAAAGTTCACATCATCTATGTCGCTCTGCTCATGGATGTCTTCACCCGAATGATCAAAGCCTGGAGAACCTCTGAGTTAGCACTTGAACCAATCTCTGATGCTCAAACCGCTCCAAGAAGCGTTGGGTTTCCAAAGCGTTCCAGAGATCCACCACTCTGATCAAGGCGTGCAGTATCTTTCAAGTGCTTATATCTCGACTCTCAGGTGTCATGGGATTGAGGTTTCATTAGCACACAGAGGAGACCGTCCTTGGGAGAATGGTTATGCTGAACGCCTCATCCGAACTCTCAAGGAGGCAGAAGTTCATCTCAACGACTATCAGAACATCCATGAAGCGAGAGATCGTATCGGTCATTTTATCACACAGGTGTATCACCAAAAACGCCCGCATTCGGCGTTAGGGGATCTGACACCTATGGAATTTCAAAGACAAACCTTCTCTTAACTTTGCGAAATTGTGGTCTGAATAAACGTTGGCACTACATGTCATTGCTTTCTGAAGATCTCATAATGGATGCCGATTCAATGTAGTGATTATCCATCAATTCTTCGTACTCTCTGCTAATAAAATAAAAACGTGCCTGCTCATCCTGAGGCATTTGTTCTACATCCTCACCAGATATATGACGAAGATCTACTGCCTGATTTCTGCATAGCACTATAAGTCTGATTATACATAATTGTCTCCACGATAATGACTCTATTACTTTAAAATATGAAAAAGCAGTTGCTTCATCTATATTAGAATTAGATGTACCACAAACATTTACCCAGAATTTAGCAATGTGCACACTTTTTCTTTCCTGAGAGTCGTTGATAATCTCTTTTATGGTTTTCTCCAATAATTGAAGTGGAATGTGACGATTAGATACTTCATTTTCAGCGAACCAATCATTTCTCCATGTGTCGCCTTGAGCGACTTTTTCGTCCATATATTTTGACATCAACTTCACACTACGTTCAACACGCTCTTTTACACACCTCATAAGGTAGTTAAAAGTCAATTTAGCCGTTTGGGTAGCAATTACCTTTGGTAATTCTTCCGAAACCAATTTTTCCATATCCACTATTATTACTCCTTTTCAGATTTGGTTTGTGGTTCACAACTAATAATATTGTAGTGATTCATGGCAAAACCTGCATTTACGCTAACTCACCTCAGGCTGATTACGGAAATCAACTATCCGAAGAAGATGTCCTGCCAAAATTATCACTTCAACTGCTTCTTCCGCGGTAAATTCTGCATTTCGGTGACTACTGGGGTTTTTATATGCCCCGATCCCACCTGCAAACAGGTCTGATCGTGCTTGTCTTTCTGTGGGGGGTTGATTTAAGTCAGTTAACTTACCTCTGTCGACATGGAACGCCTTACGCATTAGGTCAGTTCCGTAGTCTGTTGCCTCATAGCCTCCTGCCTCTCGGACGGCGATTTCAACCTGTTTGAATGCCTGAAAAACAGCAGTATCGTAATCACCTTGAAAAAAAATAGGTAAAACCTTTTGTTGTAATATAGGGTGATTAGGTATCAGCTTAGCTTCTAAAACTTTAGGAGTTTCAGTTGACGTATCACCATATGGAACAGATATTTTTTGATGAAATGACCCACCTGGAAGATTTATATGTTGCCAACGAACTGTTTCACCGTTTTTGATGCTCCATGCAGACCACCAAAGCGATCGAATTTCATCGTCTTCTGTAGTGGAATATTTGTTTGTATGAACTTGAGCAATTATCGCTCTTTTTTCATTACTCATTTACTTTCCTCTATCATAGGGTTTGAGTTGAAAGTGTTTCTGTACTGCCATCGGAAATTTGGGGCACTGTCTCAATTTCCGATGGCAGTACGTTTCCAGGGTTATGAATCTAAAATATTTCCCTTGTCTGTGTTCAAGAACTTGTGGCAGAAGTGTCTTGGCCACGGTTTGCCCAGTTTCTCAAAGAAAACTTTAGATTTCCGGC harbors:
- a CDS encoding TIGR02391 family protein, with amino-acid sequence MSNEKRAIIAQVHTNKYSTTEDDEIRSLWWSAWSIKNGETVRWQHINLPGGSFHQKISVPYGDTSTETPKVLEAKLIPNHPILQQKVLPIFFQGDYDTAVFQAFKQVEIAVREAGGYEATDYGTDLMRKAFHVDRGKLTDLNQPPTERQARSDLFAGGIGAYKNPSSHRNAEFTAEEAVEVIILAGHLLRIVDFRNQPEVS
- a CDS encoding transposase produces the protein MNQSLMLKPLQEALGFQSVPEIHHSDQGVQYLSSAYISTLRCHGIEVSLAHRGDRPWENGYAERLIRTLKEAEVHLNDYQNIHEARDRIGHFITQVYHQKRPHSALGDLTPMEFQRQTFS
- a CDS encoding N-6 DNA methylase, with the protein product MSNKQIDFLQIGEQKGYIKIFNEGTTIHYVAPDKKYKFTDPEEQVRARYYVELIERYQYPENRIDLEVSVPGRTPYVFADVVVFRDNDKKDPFIVVECKKDETSEAEFSQAVDQAFGNCNALRGEYTAVIAGNTRRFFNVKDFAQGERDQNVIADIPVRYGKIQEWRYKKDDEDWDIQAVGRRDLIRVLDKCHNTLRNSGQLAPAEAFDELSKILFIKLRDEKKPRRAGNPYNFQIKTHETPNSVADRIKVLYQEAKAQDPEVFTREIDIDDRTVFSVVNHLQGINLNATELDVKGLAFERFLGSYFRGDMGQYFTPRELVEFIIKMIEPHHEERILDPACGSGGFLLYAMEHIQRQASEFYDEESHEHRSHWHDFARDKLFGIEVNDAIARVAKMNMILHDDGHSNVIGSDALIGFNKIHDQHRDFEKEEFDIILTNPPFGAVVKKEESDYLDDYELGKRRNSQKTEILFLERCFDFLKWETGKLAIILPDGILNNSSLQYVRDYIEQRFKILAVVSLPRFAFKYYEAGVKPSILLLQKFSETEYSLYQANINRITGENEAVYIPRVEELEDEKSKVIGERGCPAQVAVTDLYQPQFRGILDNIEDLNRKLGKSPTQKFLRLRERFVRDTPLKDSSEFELIHKKSANAQLKTQKKDLDVLEKEYKTEFKAAADSEWESEIKAEYKEKIDTIKEELADKNGEDIREWVQENANHPIFMAVAERIGYDATGRKDSVNDLDMIYEEYRRFISTEVLDFFG